Below is a genomic region from Erigeron canadensis isolate Cc75 chromosome 7, C_canadensis_v1, whole genome shotgun sequence.
ACCCCTTTTGGCTTTTGATTTTGCAGGTGCATCTGGTTAATCCATATCAATGGTATTCAAGACAGCATACGTATAATGGAGGAAATTAAATAGGTAAGAATTCATCTTTGCCTCAACTTCACTCGTGTCAATTTCATGCGAAATGCTGGTAGATTATGTATGAACATGTTGCACGGTAATTACAAGCATCTTTCAGATCAATATTTTACTTTGCATCGTTTTCTTTATTCCTTCTATATATTTTGGACAAAGTAATACTAAAGATATTTAGAGTATAGCTTGCTGACTGCAACAGAAACTAATTAAGTTGGAGTTATGGAAATTAAATTTTATCTTCACTTTTCATGCAAATCAAAGATGAATTAATATACTTTTCAGATTGTCATTTTCCATGGGAAAGCGGATTCACCCTTATATGACATATGAAGTTATGTAACAACTTTTAATGGTTGTGATACAAAGGAATaatcaaaagaagaagaaaaaggagtACATTGGATATTAGTTCTTTAAACTGATGCCACTCATCCAATAATGATAAAATATGCCGTAAACATATGTCATTCTATTGCAGAACACACGAACACTTGTCCAATTGTCACATTAAAAAATTCTTTGTAGCGTTCACTTTCTtctaatgttaaaaatctatttGTTTTTAGTCTGTAAATAGAACTGTTTGGCCAAAAAGTTCCAAATGCAACTGGCAAATTCAAAATTGGGTTAGTGTAGTCAAAAGCTTAATCATGTCATCACCTTTTTACTTGGGAATCTGCTGAGAAACCAAGTTTggacttttattatttataatccACATACTCTAGTAAGTGCCTTATTTAAGCGTACGGCTCCCCAATTTCATTTCACTGCAAACAAGATTTTGCATCGGTAAACTTTAAGAAAATTGTAGTCTGCTTCACTTGGGTACATATCTTCTTAATCCTTTGATCTTCATGCAATATCCATTTTTGCACGGAAGACTAAATGATATCTTATGCTTTCGTTATTAGCCTTTTTACCTTTGGCCTATATGTATGTAAAATACTTTGATTTCTTGAGATATGCATTTTGGCCCAAAAGAATATCTTATATTCAACATTTCTGATTTACCCTCTTTTCTTGTATATAATTCTTTTATACTTTGATTTTTGTGTTATGTGCATTTGGCCCAAAAGAATATAACTTGCATTATTAATAAAGTTCCTACTTTGACCCGTTCCATCTTTCTTGTTAAGTAACTTGAGTTTTGGCTTCAAAAAATAGAAGATATTTTGAATTTAGAGTTTTTAGTTGAAAATCATCATTTTTGCTGAAATACAGGTGAGTAGATAAGTGTTTTCTTCTATGGCTTATGAACGCAAGGTTATCGAAACTAAAGAAATGGAGACGAGGACCTTTTTTTCCTCAGAGAGTCAAAGACACAACGTGCCGTACATTCATAAGGTTGGAATTCCACCAAAACAAGATCTCTTGAAAGAATTCAAAATGACGCTGAAAGAAACGTTCTTCTCTGATGATCCTTTGCGCCCATTCAAAGATCAGCCCAAATCTAGACAGGTTGTGCTTGGACTTCAAGCGATATTCCCAATTCTAGAATGGGGTAGAAGTTATAATCTCAGAAAGTTTAGAGGAGACCTTATTGCAGGGCTCACCATTGCAAGTCTTTGCATTCCACAGGTAGGTTATTACTTTCTGAAATTGATAATGAAAATActaaaggtggcaaaatgggttgGACGGGCTGGAACGACCTAAATAGATATTGTTTTTGTATGAGTTGAAAGGAGCTGCATTGCCCCTAAACGCTTTGGACTTAGGCGTCCTATTTTTTTAAAGCTAATCTCATTTGCTATATCTATTATCAGATAGAAATTATAACCTGAACCGACCCATTTAATAGTAAATGGGTTCTAATAGGTAAAATAATGAATCTTAATAACTTACCTATTTGAACATGCATATCATTACAGGACATTGGCTATTCAAAACTTGCATTTTTACCTCCGCAGTACGGACTATGTAAGTTTTATGTTGGTACTTATTGGATAAGTTCATTCAGGATTCATCTAGCGTAATTTAGTTATAATAAATTTGGATTTTCCTGTTTGTGTAGACTCGAGTTTTGTGCCGCCGTTGATATATGCATTTATGGGTAGTTCACGAGATATAGCCATTGGACCAGTTGCAGTGGTGTCTCTTTTGTTGGGGACACTTCTTCAGAATGAGTATGATCCGGTGGATAATGCTCATGAGTATCGTAGGCTTGCATTTACCGCTACATTTTTTGCAGGGATCACCCAAGCTACTCTTGGAGTTCTCAGGTAAACCAGTGGCAGGGGGTAAATATGAAGGTTCGCTAACATGTCAAAATTTGTTGGGGTTGAAATTGGTGGTTATTGTACGGGTTGGAAGGGGTGGGTCACATACACTTTTtgttcatttattattaaaaataattaaatatgttaaatGGTTTGACTGATAGTACTATACcagtttattatttttaaaacgtTCTAGGAGACTATATGATGAAAGTACACTTTAAACGAATTGTAACTCGCACggtttattttttgtgttttatcatcagataaaaatgataattcaatattAGACcattataaatacataaacaaacAGGTCAAAGTTGCCTCGTATTGATGATCAACATAATATCTGTTGATTGCttggtgtaatttaattaactaaagttgTTTATTTTGGCCTCCTTGATCCAGATTGGGGTTCCTAATTGACTTCCTATCCCATGCTGCTGTCGTCGGTTTCATGGGTGGAGCTGCAATCACTATTGCCCTTCAACAATTGAAGGGTTTTCTTGGCATCAAACATTTCACGAAGAAAACTGATATTATTTCGGTGATGAAGTCCGTCTTTGGCTCCATTGATCATGGGGTGAGCTTTTTCTGTCCTCACACATGCATAGGTAGTCTGGTCAACATGTCAGATTTAAATGGGtcacaaaaaacaattttagtcCCATTTTCATAAAGAAAGAGAATATATATAGGtctgtcaaatatgattatgaaaaagACGTTATGCACTTTCTCCAAATTCTGACACATTTCCTTTTTAGCTAAATCTTTTGCTTTTACCATTTCACCGGTCACAGTTATAACGCAaccccaaatcaacccattcacAAATAGATGGGTTGAAAAAATCAGCTCTGCATACTCTCATTGTACTTTGTTAAGCACTTCAGCCCATATGAATAATTGTTTTGTGAATATTGCAGTGGAACTGGCAGACAATCGTGATAGGAGCAAGTTTTTTAGCTTTTCTTTTATCTGCTAAGTACCTCGTAAGCATATATGACATTATAACTTCAACTAGAACCCAAATATTTCTGCATGTTAGTAACTCTGTTGTTTATGTTAAACAGGGGAAGAAGAATAAGAAGCTCTTTTGGGTGTCTGCAATCGCGCCTTTAACCTCCGTTATCTTGTCTACTGTTTTTGTGTATGTCTCTCATGCTGATAAGGAAGGTGTTGCAATTGTAAGTACATTTGCTTTCCTTCTATCACCCTATACATATTCTTATTTGATGGAAATTGACTATTCACATATCTTTTTCCTATAGGTGAAACATATAGAGAAAGGAATTAACCCTCCATCCGTAAATGAGATTTACTTTTCGGGTGAAAATCTTTTAAAAGGTTTTAGGATTGGTATTGTCGCTGGTATGATAGCATTAACGGTAGGTGCATATCAATGCATCAAATTCATATCGCATGCTTAATACATCAAATGGGCGGGTCAAAATAACTTATAGTATGTGTCAGATGGGCTTGGGTTGAACAGACCTCTGTTCTTCCATTTTTCTGTTTGTAAACTTTTGTGGGGGCTTTAATCCATTTTTTCAGTTATAGCCTTTACTTTAACTTTTGAATATTTTACCAATTTGACCATTATTACCTTATCTCTTAGCCTTTTCTATATTTTAAAATGGTGCCTCTTAGGTTGGAAATTATTTTTCCTTGCTAAAAACACACCATCTGACCACTTTTGCTTGATACATCAGGAGGCTGTTGCCATCGGAAGAACCTTTGCTTCAATGAAGGACTACCAAGTCGATGGAAATAAAGAAATGATAGCATTGGGAACCATGAACGTTGTAGGTTCAATGACGTCATGCTATGTCGCAACAGGTAAAAAGTTTCaaagaaaacaacatttttttatcaaGATTATTCCTAAAGTACTATGTCTAGTGAGTAGTCTACTAGTtactataatttttttatttgtctgCAGGTTCATTTTCGCGATCAGCTGTAAACTATATGGCAGGTTGTCAAACAGCAGTGTCTAATATAGTGATGTCGTTGGTCGTTTTTCTAACTTTAAAGTTCTTGACACCTCTTTTCGAATACACCCCAAATGCAATTCTGTCTTCCATCATTATATCTGCTGTTATCGGTTTGATCGACTATGAAGCAGCAATTTTAATCTGGAAGATTGACAAGTTCGACTTTGTTGCTTGTATGGGAGCCTTCTTTGGGGTGGTATTTGCGTCAGTTGAAATCGGTCTTCTAATTGCTGTAAGATATGGACCATCTTATTACTTCTTGAAATGTTCACTCTTATAATGTTCATTGAAAAGGACCAATTTGAGTTGTGATGACCTACAAATActctttgtgtgtgttttaagtAAGATAATTTGGGTGGCATTTTGCGATATTTTATTACACTTAGAACAACTTCTGACCCATTtccattgtatatattttttttaattccacCCATGTGGAGAAAAAGTAAAACCAAATCAGCCCATTTTTTGTATAAATGAATTACAATTGCCACCTTTAATTTTGCCTTTAATTTGTGTTGATTCCTAGGTCTCAATATCTTTTGCTAAGATCCTTCTTCAAGTTACAAGGCCACGAACTGCTATTTTGGGAAGAATTCCAATGACAAGTGTTTATAGGAACATCCAACAATATCCCGAGGCAACAAAAGTTCCCGGGGTTTTAATAGTTAGAGTCGATTCTGCTATCTACTTCTCTAATTCTAACTACACTAAAGAAAGGTATTACTTTTTTTGCTTTTGGCTTTTAGTTTTGTAGTTCATCATTGCTATAATGAGTTTTCAAAGTCTGGAGAGACACAAACTTGCTCTGATTTTACTTGAACATTACACAACATTTTTGAAtgtaatataaaatgaaaagaaagggaaaggaatggaatggaaagagaaggaaaaaaaattatatcaataaaaggCATTCTTTAGTTGAaggaaaaattaaagaaaagaaaagaaagtaaacTAAAGTTACAATCTCGAGTTagaaagaaatgaaaggaaagagaaaaacaaCTTGGACAATATAGTTGCATTAttgaatttaatataaaaagaaaaagaagaaaataaatggGTAGAGTAGAGAAGGAAAATAAACTATATCCGTAAAAGGCATTCTTGAGTTGAGAGGAAAAATTAAAGAAGAGAAAGTAAAGAAAGTTATATTCTTCGGTCCgaagaaaataaaaggaaatgaaaaaaTAACCTAAGAAAGGAAAGGAGACATAGTAAATACTATTGTGGTcataatatctctataataagtaaaacaagattgttttctacaaatatttttagaaagtttttgatttgtcaaacttatattttaccttaaaaagttttttatttatttatgatgtcaaatgaaaaatatagaaataggtccttacatgtttaataaaagtattaataatttttattgaaaataaaaaaaaaaatctctcttatataatgttacaaataaaatgtcttttttatctattttatgcaagttacttttattttataaattattattgtgtttgttgatttattaactatataattattgtgttagttgaatttttagttttatatcaagttataatgtatcaataacaaacattacatatatatatttttttaatgattttaaaattttaattaagatgtccgggttgaacccgggttgattaactagttcCTTGAATAATTAATCAAGATTTGATAGTACATCTTGATTTAGTATTTATCTAATAATACATTAAACTACCTATATATCTTCATTCTAACAAAATTTATGAATGTTCTACTCTCATTTTACGAAACGTCTTgcaataatttatttattattattatttttttgcgGTCATGATATCCCTTGCATAATCAAGATTTAATAGTACATCTTGTATGTGGAAACATCTAGCTATAATTTTATTCTAATGATCTCAAATCACATTCGAAATGCATATCAAGCACCTAGTGAATGTCCTACaagttttcttaattttatatatatcgtTGATGATTGGATTGCATAGATATAAAAGGTGTTCCATTTTGCAGAATATTGAGATGGCTaactgaggaagaagatcatttAAGAGCAACTTGTCAACAGAGAGTTCAATTTTTGATCATTGAGATGTCACGTAAGGAATTTGTGTTTTCATTGCATCTCAAGACATCATTTGCCTTTTACATCATTCACGTTTTTCTCactatattgattttttttgtctttGCAGCTGTTACCGACATTGATACTAGTGGAATAAATGCATTTGAAGAGTTGTATAGTAGTCTGGCTAAGAGAGATATTCAGGTAAGTGATGGTCTTTGTATGGTTGAACTACGGATGGTCTTTTGACCCAGTTTATTATGACTGATTGATTTAAGTAGTGTTTTATGTCATACGGTTAAAAGTTGGCTAATATGGGATACGTCAAATGGGTATAATGAGATGAAAGCTGCCTTAAAGCCTTACATTACTTTATTCATAGATTTAGATTATCTGCATGCATATGGTTTTGTGTTTGTGCTAAAAGCGACTGATTCCTAACCAAACTTTCAAATTCTAGTATTTAGCTTCTGACTCTTCCTTTAGGGCGGCTCATTACAAGCCAGTTTCACCTTACAAAACATTACCTCAAATTGATCCATTCTCAGATTATTGACTCAAAACTGCGCGGCCCTAAAGTTTATACTACTAGCAAGGAAATCTGACATACAAAAATCTATCTTGGTTTTGCAGCTTATTCTTGCAAACCCTGGTCAACTAGTGTTAGACAAGCTATATGCATCCGGTTTCCCTAATATGATTGGCGAAGATAAGATTTTCCTCACAGTAGCTGATGCTGTTCTCACTTGTTCTCCAAAGATTGTTCAAGAGGTATGATCAAGTACAGCAAACCAAGCCAATGTAGAGTTATAGATCAACACTCTAGGAATCGGTTTAAAATTATAGGTACATATATGGACGGTCATTACTTAAAATGCCAATAACATGATATAACCAAGAAGAATTTTGGAGTGTAAAACCAAAAGCATGTAAGAGATAGTTTTTCTATTTATGGTAAGTCGACAGTTGATGTCAAACTTGTGAGTCTGTACATTGAAGAATGTTGTAGAGTTTGAAGCCCTTTGAGAAAAATCACAGCTTGTGAGTCTATATATCAAGATTTACAATAAAGAAACATACTGAACCAATATTATCACAACTTCAGAACTCTTCTTGACTTTTGTAACCTTTTCGTTATTGGACTTTAAATTTGATTCCCTAGAGTACGTCTAGTAGCATGATAAACATCAGTGATAGCAATCAGCATAAATCCTAcagtttttagttttattttctcAATAATTACCTACCTAAGCTCCAAAGTAGTTTGAGTATAACACCCTGAAACAATCTAGTATCCGTTTCCCGCCAAACATAATAGACAACTGCATCAAATAGAATCCTTATAATAACGCTCTTAATCTGTATGTTTCTAACCTTAAATTCATTCCATACCTAAAAGGAGTAATAAGAACAAGGATCATGCGACTCAATGATTTTCCTGCAAAGTGTACATCGATCTGCTTTCCAAGATTCGGTTTTATAAGCTTATCTCGAGTCATGAGTCCTTTCTGAACTTCTACAAATGAATGCTTAGGAATAGAATGTGAGAACCATATCAATTTATTTCATTCAACCTTGTTTCCATTATCCCTCCATATCCTGCTAGCTAATTATTTACTGAATTTACCTTTCCATTGTATACCCAGCCACACTGTTACATCATCACTATTAAACACTCTTGGAACAGAAATAGATTTTAACTAAATATGATGATTATTGTGAATTTAATTAGCAAATACTTCAACTAAATAATGATAGCTCTTAAATCAATGCATTGGGTAATGGCATTTTGGTTCTTTTGATATTTCTTTGACGTATTTACCATAAGTCAATCTTCCTTTGAAAATTTTGGCCAGTCGTACGTATATCATAATTTTTGGCCTCAAGAAATACGAGTAGTAACATAGTTCCTGTGTGAACTCTGAAATCAATAAAATGTAGTTTTGATGTAAATAAGTATTGGACCAAATAATGTATCTCGTGTTTATTAAGAAAGACACATTCATTCAATTAATAATACACAAATACTTCTGAGTAAGACTTAAGTTCACATATTAAACCACAAAGGTAAATACTGAACCGGTCTCATTGTATAAAGATAAAACTATCTCTATCTTATCTTTCACATATCTTATTAACTTGTGACGGTATTGGATATTGTTGATATTAACAAAGAAAACAGCATgattggatcagtggtaaacacccttgcctctggagacagagattatgggttcgatccttatcccatgcaaaggttggaggaccttttctaccatttaggtagaaactggaagcagcctttctacttaggtagaggtaaggtctgcctacatcttaacctcccccatacaccgtcgaggtattggggctcaaaacccgcagaaggcggcactgagcagttacttataAACAAAGAAAGTTAAATGTCGACGGATACCACATTATAACTAGGAATGGATTTTGCAATGACTACAATGAATCGATAACCACTTAAACCATTCCATATTCCAACTTGTATCATTTTGCAAACGAGTTACTATACGTATAATGATTAATTGGTTCTTCAGATTGTTTGTGGTCTTTGACCACTCACAATAATCAGTAAAAACACCCGTTTTTGGCTGGTTTTTGAACTGGCCATAAGTCCACACCATTATGTGAGACTCGTGGACGACTGGCGGTATATGGTTTGTGATTGTGACA
It encodes:
- the LOC122607839 gene encoding sulfate transporter 1.3-like is translated as MAYERKVIETKEMETRTFFSSESQRHNVPYIHKVGIPPKQDLLKEFKMTLKETFFSDDPLRPFKDQPKSRQVVLGLQAIFPILEWGRSYNLRKFRGDLIAGLTIASLCIPQDIGYSKLAFLPPQYGLYSSFVPPLIYAFMGSSRDIAIGPVAVVSLLLGTLLQNEYDPVDNAHEYRRLAFTATFFAGITQATLGVLRLGFLIDFLSHAAVVGFMGGAAITIALQQLKGFLGIKHFTKKTDIISVMKSVFGSIDHGWNWQTIVIGASFLAFLLSAKYLGKKNKKLFWVSAIAPLTSVILSTVFVYVSHADKEGVAIVKHIEKGINPPSVNEIYFSGENLLKGFRIGIVAGMIALTEAVAIGRTFASMKDYQVDGNKEMIALGTMNVVGSMTSCYVATGSFSRSAVNYMAGCQTAVSNIVMSLVVFLTLKFLTPLFEYTPNAILSSIIISAVIGLIDYEAAILIWKIDKFDFVACMGAFFGVVFASVEIGLLIAVSISFAKILLQVTRPRTAILGRIPMTSVYRNIQQYPEATKVPGVLIVRVDSAIYFSNSNYTKERILRWLTEEEDHLRATCQQRVQFLIIEMSPVTDIDTSGINAFEELYSSLAKRDIQLILANPGQLVLDKLYASGFPNMIGEDKIFLTVADAVLTCSPKIVQEV